The Neochlamydia sp. S13 genome has a segment encoding these proteins:
- the tkt gene encoding transketolase yields the protein MVEVNSSLKNNKQNISKILNPELKAILAKTAHTIRGLSIDAVQKADSGHPGLPMGCAEIGAYLWGYLLRYNPKNPKWPNRDRFILSAGHGSMLLYSALHLAGYPLSLEDLKNFRQLHSKTPGHPESLDTEGVETTTGPLGQGIGNAVGQALGLKLLGAKFNTETHQILNSKVYCLCGDGDLMEGVSAEASCLAAHLQLDNLILIYDSNHICLDGPTSECFTENTRMRYEAYGWEVFEMDGNNLDDIHQVFLKAGERQTRPRLIIAHTIIGKGSPNKEGTNKAHGAPLGVEEVKAAKDLLGIPQEPLFYIPSEVKEFFSKKIAEHMAIEKEWQATFNAWAQANPKLSEAYEAMSHNSLPADLEERLKAIEIKSPIAGRKASQEVLNALAPFLPQLYGGSADLSGSDLTMLKNYPLVKPGDFSGRNIKYGVREFGMATIANGLYQTHMILPFIGTFLTFSDYMRNAIRLAALQKAHVIYQFTHDSIFLGEDGPTHQPVEHYASLRAIPYLRVIRPADAHEVKMAWAAALRYHGPTAIILTRQNLPEITATESFSYADGMGRGAYLLKKENSKPDYTLLATGSEVHLALDVAAALEKSGKSVRVISMPCWELYEEQDSAYKESLLGGDLGIRVSIEAGVEQGWHKYIGLSGIAISMQSFGASAPAAALAQEFGFTVDSILKKLLP from the coding sequence ATGGTTGAAGTCAATAGTTCTTTAAAAAATAATAAACAAAATATTTCAAAAATTTTAAATCCCGAGCTTAAAGCTATTTTAGCTAAAACCGCTCATACCATTAGAGGGCTCTCCATAGATGCTGTGCAAAAAGCAGACTCAGGGCACCCCGGTCTACCGATGGGATGTGCAGAAATTGGGGCTTACTTATGGGGATATTTACTTCGCTATAATCCTAAAAATCCTAAATGGCCCAATCGCGATCGTTTTATTCTTTCGGCAGGGCATGGCTCTATGCTTCTTTATTCTGCCCTACATTTAGCGGGCTATCCTCTTTCTTTAGAAGATCTTAAAAACTTTAGGCAGCTTCACTCTAAAACACCAGGGCATCCTGAATCCTTAGATACCGAGGGGGTAGAGACGACTACAGGTCCTTTAGGGCAGGGGATAGGCAATGCCGTAGGTCAAGCTTTAGGCTTAAAATTGCTAGGAGCTAAATTTAATACAGAGACCCACCAGATTCTTAATAGCAAGGTTTACTGCTTATGTGGCGATGGGGATTTAATGGAAGGTGTTTCTGCAGAAGCATCTTGCTTAGCAGCTCATTTGCAACTCGATAACCTTATTTTAATCTACGATTCTAATCACATATGCTTAGATGGCCCCACAAGTGAGTGCTTTACTGAGAACACCCGAATGCGCTACGAGGCGTATGGTTGGGAAGTCTTCGAGATGGATGGTAACAATTTAGATGATATCCATCAGGTGTTTTTAAAGGCTGGAGAGAGGCAAACGCGCCCTCGGCTAATCATCGCCCACACGATTATTGGAAAAGGCTCACCTAATAAAGAAGGAACAAATAAGGCTCATGGTGCCCCGCTGGGGGTAGAGGAGGTTAAAGCCGCTAAAGATCTACTAGGCATTCCCCAAGAGCCTTTGTTTTATATTCCCTCAGAAGTTAAAGAGTTCTTTAGCAAAAAAATAGCAGAGCATATGGCTATAGAAAAAGAATGGCAGGCAACCTTTAATGCGTGGGCTCAAGCAAATCCTAAGTTGTCAGAGGCTTATGAAGCCATGTCTCACAATTCTTTACCGGCGGATTTAGAAGAGCGCTTGAAGGCTATAGAGATTAAATCTCCCATTGCAGGGCGAAAAGCATCTCAAGAAGTATTAAACGCCTTAGCGCCGTTTTTACCGCAACTTTATGGAGGCTCTGCAGATTTGTCGGGTTCAGATTTAACCATGTTAAAAAACTATCCTTTAGTTAAGCCAGGTGACTTTTCAGGCCGTAATATTAAGTATGGGGTACGCGAATTTGGTATGGCTACGATTGCTAATGGTCTTTACCAAACCCATATGATCCTACCTTTTATTGGTACTTTTTTGACTTTTTCCGATTATATGCGCAATGCTATTCGCTTGGCAGCCTTGCAAAAAGCTCATGTGATCTATCAGTTTACGCATGATTCAATTTTTTTAGGAGAAGATGGCCCTACTCATCAACCGGTTGAGCACTATGCCTCTTTGAGAGCCATTCCTTATTTACGCGTTATTCGGCCAGCAGATGCCCATGAAGTGAAAATGGCCTGGGCAGCAGCTTTACGTTATCACGGACCTACAGCTATTATTTTAACTCGCCAGAATCTTCCGGAAATAACCGCAACGGAAAGCTTTTCTTATGCAGATGGCATGGGACGAGGCGCTTACCTCCTTAAAAAAGAAAACTCTAAACCAGATTATACCTTGCTAGCCACCGGCTCAGAAGTGCATTTAGCTCTTGATGTTGCGGCAGCCTTAGAAAAAAGCGGGAAGAGCGTACGCGTGATCTCAATGCCTTGCTGGGAATTGTATGAAGAGCAGGATTCAGCTTACAAAGAGAGCCTTTTAGGTGGCGACCTTGGCATTCGTGTTAGCATTGAAGCTGGTGTGGAGCAGGGATGGCATAAATATATTGGCTTAAGCGGCATAGCAATTAGTATGCAAAGCTTTGGAGCCTCCGCTCCGGCTGCTGCTTTGGCGCAAGAGTTTGGGTTCACAGTGGACTCTATTTTGAAAAAGCTTCTTCCATGA
- a CDS encoding IS5 family transposase (programmed frameshift), with the protein MIRKPYPSDLNNQEWQVLEPIICKKKAGKPPMHSRREMLNAIFYVLRTGCQWIDLPHDLPPWKSVYSQFLRWKQSNLFEQINTYLRRSLRQSLGKLAEPSAAIVDSQSIKTTEKKGLCGYDGGKKIKGRKRHIVVDHLGLLIAVVVSSAACSDRDGLKALFYYFQGKVLWPKKMFADTGYSGEEMRSEAALHGIDLTIIKRSKQKGFHLQAKRWIVERTFAWFGKCRRLSKDYETLTNTSQAFLYLAMIRLMVRRIAQ; encoded by the exons ATGATAAGAAAACCTTATCCTAGCGATTTAAATAATCAAGAATGGCAAGTGCTTGAACCTATAATATGCAAGAAAAAAGCTGGCAAGCCACCTATGCACTCTAGACGAGAGATGCTTAATGCTATCTTTTATGTCTTAAGGACAGGTTGTCAATGGATAGATCTTCCTCATGATCTTCCTCCTTGGAAATCGGTCTATTCTCAGTTTTTAAGATGGAAACAGAGTAATTTATTCGAACAAATTAATACTTATTTAAGGCGATCGCTTCGCCAAAGCTTAGGCAAATTAGCGGAACCTAGTGCAGCTATAGTCGATAGCCAAAGTATCAAAACAACTGAAA AAAAAGGGCTCTGCGGATACGACGGCGGCAAGAAAATTAAAGGTAGGAAAAGGCACATAGTGGTGGATCACTTGGGACTGTTAATAGCAGTTGTAGTAAGTAGCGCAGCTTGTAGCGACAGAGATGGGCTAAAAGCGTTATTTTATTATTTTCAAGGAAAAGTTTTATGGCCAAAAAAAATGTTTGCCGATACAGGATATAGCGGGGAAGAGATGAGATCAGAAGCAGCTTTGCATGGTATTGATTTAACAATCATTAAAAGATCTAAGCAAAAAGGATTTCATCTACAAGCAAAAAGATGGATAGTAGAAAGAACATTTGCCTGGTTTGGCAAATGCCGCAGATTAAGCAAGGATTATGAGACCTTAACCAACACCAGCCAAGCGTTCCTCTACTTAGCGATGATACGTCTGATGGTAAGAAGAATAGCGCAATAA
- the hemE gene encoding uroporphyrinogen decarboxylase, with translation MMRTVDPAIINSKFLLALQGHNQGRPPIWLMRQAGRYMPEYRALRQKYSFLEMCHHPELIVKVTNLPLQAFGMDAAILFSDILVVAEAFEVGLSFEEGKGPVIARPLQTEKDVADLSAGAVAEKLAYVAEGIKLLLKELKVPLIGFCGAPFTLASYMIEGGSSRDLLKTKKWMLNHPTSFHLLLDKILQATIQYIEMQVQAGVHAFQIFDSWANHLSWGQFQEFSYEYMKKLVKILQKYSVPAILYCRGSSVFAPKLAEASPQGIGLDWNCNLAYMRRYVPFHIALQGNLDPDILYASPAKIEQEARQLVDTMHGDRAFIFNLGHGVKPDTPYDSVRLLVETVQSL, from the coding sequence ATGATGAGAACCGTTGACCCCGCTATCATTAACAGCAAATTTTTGCTCGCCTTACAAGGACATAACCAGGGGCGTCCTCCCATTTGGTTGATGCGCCAAGCTGGACGCTATATGCCTGAATATCGAGCTCTTCGCCAGAAATATTCTTTTTTGGAGATGTGTCATCATCCTGAATTGATTGTAAAGGTGACTAACTTGCCACTGCAAGCTTTTGGTATGGATGCAGCGATTCTCTTTTCGGATATCTTAGTCGTAGCTGAGGCTTTTGAAGTAGGACTGTCGTTTGAGGAAGGTAAGGGACCTGTGATAGCAAGACCTTTGCAAACAGAAAAGGATGTCGCAGATTTATCAGCGGGCGCCGTGGCAGAAAAGCTTGCGTACGTAGCGGAAGGAATTAAGCTGCTGTTAAAAGAATTAAAAGTTCCCCTGATCGGATTTTGTGGCGCGCCTTTTACTCTAGCAAGTTACATGATTGAAGGTGGCAGTAGCCGTGATCTGCTCAAAACAAAAAAATGGATGCTTAACCATCCAACTAGTTTTCATCTACTCCTGGATAAAATTTTGCAAGCTACCATCCAATATATTGAAATGCAGGTACAGGCAGGCGTGCATGCATTTCAAATTTTTGACTCCTGGGCCAACCATTTAAGCTGGGGACAATTTCAAGAATTTTCCTATGAATATATGAAGAAATTGGTAAAAATTTTACAGAAATATTCTGTCCCTGCAATTCTTTATTGCCGCGGTTCATCCGTCTTTGCTCCTAAGCTAGCAGAAGCCTCTCCTCAGGGTATCGGCTTAGATTGGAATTGTAATTTAGCTTATATGCGTAGATATGTGCCTTTTCATATCGCTCTGCAAGGGAATTTAGATCCGGATATTCTGTATGCTTCTCCAGCAAAAATAGAGCAGGAGGCTCGGCAATTAGTCGATACTATGCATGGGGATCGAGCCTTTATTTTTAACTTAGGCCATGGTGTTAAGCCTGATACTCCCTATGATTCTGTTAGACTTCTTGTAGAGACTGTCCAATCTTTATGA
- a CDS encoding type IV toxin-antitoxin system AbiEi family antitoxin: MKGQFLINTHYSCEEGNIYANKSAVVLDWLLRIGIYKEQFTIREVSRSRDISIGLVQRVFEVLVMKGFLETMGVRTAKRFSIKKPELLLKSWLDHYNITKKCKMWTYRTGCEDKTEVLKALESSDLKHTVALALHAAAEAYGTKNTNLQTLELYLINPSARPQLESSLQLEPQERGYEILLITPYYKSLLSHGLKDQITTKVRVAPCLLTFLDLYHFPLRGHEQAEFMSARLNELKPFYKKNR; the protein is encoded by the coding sequence ATGAAGGGCCAATTTTTAATTAATACTCACTATTCTTGTGAAGAAGGAAATATTTATGCCAATAAATCGGCCGTGGTCTTAGATTGGCTCTTGCGTATTGGTATATATAAAGAACAGTTTACGATTAGAGAGGTGAGTAGAAGTAGAGATATTAGCATTGGGCTGGTTCAAAGAGTGTTTGAAGTTTTAGTCATGAAAGGGTTTCTTGAGACAATGGGCGTTAGGACAGCAAAAAGGTTTTCCATTAAAAAGCCAGAGCTCTTATTGAAAAGCTGGCTCGATCACTACAACATCACGAAGAAATGCAAAATGTGGACTTACAGAACAGGATGTGAAGATAAAACAGAGGTTCTCAAGGCCTTAGAAAGTTCTGATCTAAAGCATACTGTGGCCCTAGCTCTTCATGCAGCCGCTGAAGCTTATGGAACTAAGAATACAAATCTACAAACTTTAGAACTTTATTTGATAAACCCCAGCGCGCGACCTCAACTTGAGTCCTCTCTCCAGCTAGAACCTCAAGAAAGAGGCTATGAAATCTTATTAATTACCCCTTATTATAAAAGCCTTCTTAGCCATGGTTTAAAAGATCAAATTACTACAAAAGTTCGTGTGGCCCCCTGTTTGCTGACTTTTTTGGACCTGTATCATTTTCCTTTAAGGGGCCACGAGCAAGCAGAATTTATGTCAGCACGCTTAAATGAACTAAAGCCGTTCTATAAAAAGAACCGATAA
- a CDS encoding ISL3 family transposase yields MLNNNYLTKLINLEGVKFKDIYIQEDTVRVLIAGINHTQLCPYCSQPTFKLVDIKPKVYRDADLAGRACYLEIDLRRFECQECCCTFNESLDFASPYRHYTKRYEQQVYKCCQETTATYTGLKFGMSDKTAAEIYYKEAKSKQRDLQSLLSTQVIGIDEIAIHKGHKDFAVVITDLTNKRVIDILKDRKKAALKAYMAACNEEFKNEIKFVAIDLWAPYRAVVEEMLPKAKAVADRFHVMQNLNQALDCCRKRAKKESIDQEIWKDTKYILLKNREKLTEQQEDLLDKILELKPDLKVYYKLKESFRSLFNDLNDRQTGREKLSAWVLNTVRHKATGYYEFVKTLLNWEENILNYFDKKVSSGFVEGVNNKIKLIKRKAYNFVNFENFRIKIIDSFP; encoded by the coding sequence ATGCTAAATAACAATTATCTAACGAAGCTTATTAATTTGGAAGGGGTAAAGTTTAAGGATATTTATATTCAAGAGGATACGGTTAGAGTTTTAATTGCTGGCATAAATCATACACAGCTATGCCCCTACTGTAGTCAGCCAACCTTTAAGTTAGTTGATATCAAGCCAAAAGTTTATCGTGATGCGGATTTAGCTGGACGAGCTTGTTACCTTGAAATTGATTTAAGAAGGTTTGAATGTCAAGAATGTTGTTGTACCTTTAATGAATCTTTAGATTTTGCTAGCCCTTATAGGCATTATACCAAGCGATATGAGCAACAAGTCTATAAATGCTGCCAAGAAACAACGGCTACTTATACAGGCTTAAAGTTTGGTATGAGCGATAAAACTGCTGCAGAGATTTACTACAAAGAAGCTAAGAGCAAACAACGAGACTTGCAATCACTTCTATCTACGCAAGTCATCGGTATTGATGAAATTGCTATACATAAAGGGCATAAGGATTTTGCTGTCGTAATTACCGACTTAACGAATAAAAGAGTGATTGATATCCTTAAAGATAGAAAAAAAGCTGCTTTAAAAGCCTATATGGCGGCATGCAATGAGGAATTTAAGAATGAGATTAAGTTTGTAGCCATAGATTTATGGGCTCCTTACCGTGCAGTAGTAGAAGAGATGCTACCTAAGGCCAAAGCTGTAGCTGATCGTTTTCATGTCATGCAAAACCTAAATCAAGCGTTAGACTGCTGCAGGAAAAGGGCAAAAAAGGAAAGCATCGATCAAGAAATATGGAAAGATACAAAGTATATCCTATTAAAGAATCGTGAGAAGTTAACAGAACAGCAAGAAGATTTGCTAGACAAAATCTTAGAGTTAAAGCCAGATTTGAAAGTGTATTATAAGCTTAAGGAGTCGTTTAGAAGCTTATTTAATGATTTAAACGATAGGCAAACAGGGAGAGAGAAATTGTCTGCTTGGGTGTTAAATACAGTTAGGCATAAAGCTACAGGATATTACGAATTTGTAAAGACATTACTAAACTGGGAAGAAAATATATTGAATTATTTCGATAAGAAAGTAAGCAGCGGTTTTGTGGAAGGGGTCAATAACAAAATTAAGCTTATTAAAAGAAAAGCCTATAATTTTGTAAATTTCGAAAACTTTAGAATAAAAATAATAGATTCTTTTCCTTAA
- a CDS encoding GSU2403 family nucleotidyltransferase fold protein, with product MSRELKREDCIVSDFLRSIGPWDNYIVLGGGYALIIYKLYLANQEVGIAPVGTHDLDSLIPRKVPSFMNKNIAYCLKESGFIPIFKDYGNPATEAYVKEINGFEVEIEFLTDSVTRGDKNKNVLIAGVVAQPLSYLSLSLQMTLSFVTYSGERGLVVSPGAWMFHKGLTFPKRNAPSKAYKDLYGIWYAATQLGEFSDKAVAELALLSQQHSKWFKTFQKNLHQWMENAAPIDWSRLEAQDPSGRLKKLNFEKIIKSIISRKENQKS from the coding sequence ATGTCTAGAGAGCTTAAGCGAGAAGATTGCATTGTTTCTGACTTTCTAAGATCGATTGGTCCCTGGGATAATTATATCGTGCTTGGAGGAGGTTATGCCCTAATTATTTACAAACTTTACCTGGCGAATCAAGAAGTAGGAATAGCACCTGTAGGCACCCATGATCTTGATTCTCTAATCCCACGAAAAGTTCCTAGCTTTATGAACAAAAATATTGCCTACTGTTTAAAAGAATCCGGATTTATCCCCATTTTTAAAGATTATGGTAACCCAGCTACAGAAGCCTATGTTAAAGAAATTAACGGCTTTGAAGTGGAAATCGAGTTTCTTACGGATTCAGTAACTCGCGGAGATAAAAACAAAAACGTCCTAATAGCTGGAGTCGTTGCACAGCCATTGAGCTATTTGTCGTTAAGTTTACAAATGACTTTAAGCTTTGTAACCTATTCGGGGGAGAGAGGTTTAGTTGTTTCTCCGGGAGCATGGATGTTTCATAAAGGCCTTACATTTCCAAAACGTAATGCCCCCTCAAAAGCTTACAAAGATCTTTATGGTATCTGGTATGCCGCTACGCAATTAGGAGAATTTTCAGATAAGGCTGTTGCTGAGCTTGCCCTGCTGTCTCAGCAGCATTCTAAATGGTTTAAAACCTTTCAAAAAAATTTGCACCAATGGATGGAAAATGCAGCTCCTATCGATTGGTCACGATTGGAGGCACAAGATCCATCGGGCAGACTTAAAAAATTAAATTTTGAGAAAATTATTAAGAGCATAATTTCAAGAAAAGAAAATCAAAAAAGCTAG
- the hemG gene encoding protoporphyrinogen oxidase — translation MKKIIVIGGGISGLSLLWYLRKRHGSAASLTLLEKSDRLGGWINSYKKEGFLFERGPRSCRTRGSGKATLRLIEELGLQKQVIVADRAAQQRFLYLDKHLQKIPCHLFSLLFSPLTRQVVFNLFKEWQISPGENEDETIHAFFTRRLGHEVAEHFLDPFASGIYGGNIHELSMKSCFPDLFHWERQHGSLTKGAFLHFFKNRVPLPSPYIKKMCQESLFSFREGMQTLSNALAQSLHESIVCEQEVTDLNFQEKGIELGLAQGKTLWADQVYSTLPPASLAALICPHHLPLANLLSSIANASIAVVGLGYKQKLLTPKGFGYLIPSKEKEEILGMVWDSCAFPQQSLHSLETRLTVMIGGTRMSDFSQKKESDFLSSALKAISNHLQIHAAPDVVDIHLAQNAIPQYLVGHEQKKVLIGKYLQELSPHLQLLGSAFNGVSVNDCIAQAYSMAYS, via the coding sequence ATGAAAAAAATTATTGTAATAGGGGGAGGTATCTCAGGACTTAGCCTTCTTTGGTATCTAAGGAAACGTCACGGCTCTGCTGCTTCTTTGACTCTGCTAGAAAAAAGTGATCGCTTAGGAGGATGGATTAACTCCTATAAAAAGGAAGGTTTTCTCTTTGAAAGAGGGCCTCGTAGCTGTCGCACGCGTGGCAGCGGAAAAGCAACCCTTCGTCTTATTGAAGAGCTTGGCTTGCAAAAGCAGGTAATCGTGGCCGATCGAGCCGCTCAACAGCGTTTTTTGTACCTAGACAAGCATTTGCAAAAAATTCCCTGTCATCTATTTTCTTTGCTATTTTCTCCTTTAACAAGGCAAGTAGTCTTTAATTTATTTAAAGAATGGCAAATTTCTCCTGGAGAAAACGAGGATGAAACTATTCATGCATTTTTTACAAGGCGCCTAGGCCATGAGGTGGCAGAGCATTTTTTAGATCCTTTCGCCTCTGGCATCTATGGAGGAAATATTCATGAACTGTCGATGAAGTCTTGCTTTCCTGACTTATTTCACTGGGAACGACAACATGGCTCTCTTACAAAAGGAGCTTTTCTACATTTTTTTAAAAATCGAGTGCCTCTCCCTTCTCCTTATATTAAAAAAATGTGCCAAGAAAGTTTATTTTCCTTTAGAGAAGGCATGCAAACTCTCTCGAATGCACTAGCACAAAGCTTGCATGAATCTATTGTGTGTGAGCAAGAAGTAACTGACTTAAATTTTCAAGAAAAGGGAATAGAGTTGGGACTTGCGCAAGGTAAAACTTTGTGGGCAGACCAGGTTTACTCGACTTTGCCACCTGCTTCCTTAGCTGCTCTTATATGCCCACATCATCTTCCTTTGGCTAATCTATTGAGCTCAATTGCTAATGCTTCGATTGCAGTGGTAGGCTTGGGTTATAAACAAAAATTATTAACACCTAAAGGATTTGGATATTTAATACCCTCTAAAGAAAAAGAAGAAATTCTGGGAATGGTTTGGGACTCCTGTGCATTTCCCCAGCAAAGCTTACACTCATTAGAAACTCGTTTGACTGTAATGATAGGTGGCACCCGAATGAGTGATTTTTCGCAAAAAAAAGAATCAGATTTTTTAAGCAGTGCTTTAAAAGCTATCTCTAATCATTTACAGATTCATGCAGCGCCCGATGTTGTAGATATTCATCTTGCCCAGAATGCTATCCCTCAATATCTTGTAGGGCATGAACAAAAAAAAGTGCTGATAGGAAAATATTTGCAAGAATTGTCCCCTCATCTGCAACTATTAGGTAGTGCGTTTAATGGCGTCTCAGTGAATGATTGTATAGCTCAAGCTTATTCGATGGCCTATTCTTGA
- the alaS gene encoding alanine--tRNA ligase, translating to MLTQEIRRQFLHYFKNKQHSIITSSPVVPHDDPTLLFTNAGMNQFKDVFLGDTIRDYNRATTAQKCIRVGGKHNDLENVGHTARHLTFFEMLGNFSFGDYFKAEAIQFAWEVSTQVFGFEAERIWPSVFREDEEAFELWTQYVPTHKITRLDEKDNFWAMGEVGPCGPCSELYYDRGPKYGKASKLSEDSEGSRFLEFWNLVFMQYNRSSPTQLTPLPKPSIDTGAGLERVISLKMDIDSVFETDVLRSLIAQVEQVSGIPYDPANPHLAPAFRVIVDHLRCLAFAIADGVQPSNIDRGYVLRKVLRRAVRYGRMLGIEDPFLAKVLPRLVETMGSDYKELQRGQSLIAEILTIEEEAFFRTLRRGGNILNQIIDKAQASSKQITGDEAFKLKDTYGLPIEEILLIAKDSALTVDVERYQILEQEAKERSRSSQKTIQQVASENLYASFTEKHGPTKFVGYQQQQAVSKIQGILYNGQFVTSLEEGQEGIILLDQTPFYAEMGGQIGDLGVIKGDHKLFQVTDCKSPYKGIIAHIGRVEKGCLTTADTLTAMIDLRRRQKIANNHTATHLLHWALSQVLGEHIKQAGSVVDAERLRFDFNHHKALTYEEILALEDLINTKIRTNQAVKGYEIPYEEAQKREDIKQFFGEKYSSLVRVVDIDYSKELCGGTHTNFLGTIGHFRIAKESSIAAGVRRIEAVTGAEAEALNREAEKIILESAALLKASPAKLKEKIEKLLEENKQLSQHLKNLQKTQRENLVDSLLGKVEKLPKASLIASQVDLSPEELRLCVEDIMARFKSGVLILAASYEERCQLIIRVTEDLVAQGIQASDIVKKIAPTIEGSGGGKPGNAQAGGKAPHKVGQALAQVREMLGDKLSDKKMD from the coding sequence ATGCTTACTCAAGAAATTCGTCGCCAATTTCTCCATTATTTTAAAAATAAGCAGCACTCTATAATTACCTCCTCCCCTGTAGTGCCTCACGATGATCCTACTCTTCTTTTTACCAATGCAGGCATGAACCAATTTAAAGACGTGTTTTTAGGCGATACTATACGAGATTATAATCGAGCGACTACAGCCCAGAAATGCATCCGGGTGGGAGGAAAACACAACGATCTTGAAAATGTGGGGCATACCGCACGGCATTTAACATTCTTTGAGATGCTCGGCAATTTTTCCTTTGGCGACTATTTTAAAGCAGAAGCTATTCAATTTGCCTGGGAAGTTTCTACCCAAGTTTTTGGATTTGAAGCAGAACGTATCTGGCCTAGTGTTTTCCGAGAAGATGAGGAAGCTTTCGAGCTTTGGACCCAGTATGTTCCTACCCATAAAATTACTCGTCTAGATGAAAAGGACAACTTTTGGGCGATGGGAGAGGTAGGGCCTTGTGGGCCATGTTCTGAGCTATACTATGATCGAGGACCTAAATATGGCAAAGCCTCTAAGCTTAGTGAAGATAGCGAAGGAAGTCGCTTTCTCGAATTTTGGAATTTAGTCTTTATGCAATATAATCGCTCATCGCCTACGCAGCTTACTCCTCTACCTAAGCCATCGATAGACACGGGAGCAGGCTTGGAACGCGTAATTAGCCTAAAGATGGATATAGATTCTGTCTTTGAAACAGATGTGTTACGTAGCTTAATCGCTCAGGTTGAGCAGGTTTCAGGCATTCCTTATGACCCTGCTAATCCTCATCTAGCCCCTGCTTTTCGTGTGATTGTCGACCATTTGCGCTGCTTAGCTTTTGCTATAGCCGATGGAGTCCAACCCAGTAATATCGACCGAGGATATGTTTTAAGGAAAGTTTTAAGACGTGCTGTACGCTATGGCCGCATGTTAGGAATAGAAGATCCTTTCCTAGCTAAAGTACTTCCTCGGTTAGTTGAAACGATGGGCAGCGACTATAAAGAATTGCAAAGAGGGCAAAGTCTTATTGCGGAAATTTTAACGATAGAAGAAGAAGCTTTTTTCCGTACTTTACGCCGAGGTGGCAATATTCTTAATCAAATCATTGATAAGGCTCAAGCCAGCAGCAAACAAATTACAGGTGATGAAGCTTTTAAACTTAAAGATACTTATGGCCTGCCTATAGAAGAAATCCTATTGATTGCTAAAGATTCAGCTCTTACTGTTGATGTAGAACGCTATCAAATTTTAGAACAAGAGGCTAAAGAACGCTCCCGTAGCTCACAAAAAACTATCCAACAAGTAGCTTCAGAAAATCTATACGCAAGTTTTACTGAAAAGCATGGACCTACAAAATTTGTAGGCTATCAGCAGCAACAGGCAGTGAGTAAAATTCAAGGTATTCTCTATAACGGGCAATTTGTCACCTCCTTAGAGGAAGGCCAGGAAGGCATTATTCTTCTTGACCAAACACCCTTTTACGCAGAAATGGGTGGACAAATAGGAGATTTAGGAGTTATTAAAGGAGATCACAAGCTCTTTCAAGTGACTGATTGCAAATCCCCCTATAAAGGTATTATCGCCCACATAGGCAGAGTAGAAAAAGGTTGCTTGACCACAGCGGATACCTTGACAGCTATGATCGACTTAAGACGGCGTCAAAAGATTGCTAACAACCACACAGCTACCCATCTTCTGCATTGGGCTCTTTCCCAAGTATTAGGAGAGCACATCAAGCAGGCTGGCTCAGTAGTAGATGCTGAACGCCTCCGCTTTGACTTCAATCATCATAAAGCCTTGACCTACGAAGAAATTCTAGCTCTTGAGGATCTGATTAATACTAAAATTCGCACCAATCAAGCGGTCAAAGGGTATGAGATTCCCTATGAAGAAGCACAAAAAAGAGAAGATATTAAGCAATTTTTTGGGGAAAAATATAGTTCTCTCGTCCGAGTTGTTGATATAGACTATTCTAAAGAGTTATGTGGAGGCACGCATACTAATTTCTTAGGCACTATTGGTCATTTTCGTATCGCCAAAGAAAGCAGCATCGCTGCAGGCGTGCGACGCATTGAAGCAGTCACAGGGGCAGAAGCTGAAGCTCTCAATCGTGAAGCAGAAAAAATCATCCTAGAAAGTGCAGCTTTACTAAAAGCATCACCTGCTAAGCTAAAAGAAAAAATAGAAAAGCTATTAGAAGAAAATAAGCAATTATCTCAGCATCTAAAAAACCTTCAAAAAACCCAGAGAGAAAATCTTGTGGATTCTCTTTTAGGAAAAGTGGAAAAGCTCCCTAAAGCTAGTCTCATTGCATCTCAAGTCGATCTCTCCCCTGAAGAATTGCGCTTATGTGTTGAAGACATTATGGCACGCTTTAAATCAGGCGTATTAATCCTTGCAGCTTCTTATGAAGAGCGCTGCCAATTGATCATTCGTGTAACTGAAGATTTAGTGGCCCAAGGCATTCAAGCTTCTGATATAGTCAAGAAGATTGCCCCCACTATTGAAGGTAGCGGAGGAGGTAAGCCTGGCAATGCTCAAGCAGGAGGGAAAGCTCCTCATAAGGTTGGACAGGCCTTAGCACAAGTACGTGAAATGCTTGGAGATAAACTTTCCGATAAAAAAATGGATTGA